CCCTGTCCTGTCTCGAGGCGGCCGTCGAGGACGGCAAGGAGATCGAAGCGATCGTCAAGGAGACCCGCCCCCGAAAGCAGGGTCACATCACGGCGCGGCAGTTACGCGAGTTGGGGGTACCGGTGACGCTGGTCGTCGACAACGCCGCTCGCCGCTACCTGGACCGGGCGGATCACGTGCTCGTCGGCGCGGACAGCATCGCCGCCGACGGCAGCGTGATCAACAAGATCGGGACCAGCGGGTTGGCGGTCAACGCCCGCGAGCGCGGCGTGCCGGTGATGGTCGCCGCCCAGACGATCAAACTGCATCCGGATACGATGACGGGACACACCGTCGAGATCGAGATGCGCGCGGAACGCGAAGTCGTGAGCGACGAGCAACGGGCCGATATCGCCGGCGAGCGAGCCGACGACGGACTCGTCGTCGAGAACCCCGCCTTCGACGTCACGCCGCCGCGGTACGTCGACGCAATCGTCACCGAGCGCGGCCAGTTCCCGCCGGAGAGCATCGTCATCCTGATGCGAGAGTTGTTCGGCGAGACGACCGGCGAGCCCTGGGCACCCTGAACGACAGCCGTC
Above is a window of Natronorubrum tibetense GA33 DNA encoding:
- a CDS encoding ribose 1,5-bisphosphate isomerase, which codes for MNDSLPAVDPDVAATADDIAEMEIRGAATIADAAAEALARQAERSEAASPEVFRRQLRAAAKTLYETRPTAVSLPNALRYVLRGMSGETVSELRASTIARAEEFQVDLSQAQSKLGEIGSNRLRDGDVVMTHCHSTDALSCLEAAVEDGKEIEAIVKETRPRKQGHITARQLRELGVPVTLVVDNAARRYLDRADHVLVGADSIAADGSVINKIGTSGLAVNARERGVPVMVAAQTIKLHPDTMTGHTVEIEMRAEREVVSDEQRADIAGERADDGLVVENPAFDVTPPRYVDAIVTERGQFPPESIVILMRELFGETTGEPWAP